One genomic region from Sandaracinaceae bacterium encodes:
- a CDS encoding translocation/assembly module TamB domain-containing protein yields MSRARLWQRWRRWLAVLGIFALGIPASAALMVRSSTSRDRLHDLATNVIREELGLRATIGRVQLQLVPFSLIGRDITLDDPVYGRFATAEELSIQPSFRALLRGGIDIDTIQIRRADLRLVIRNGQVRNMPRAEGPPPSGGPPTLPFDAFHVFDSTLTVDAEPHASGQLRHVELHVTGIDDGIAVEAVSRDGWVRHRGGRDTLSLIDARAEIAEHEIRLPHLELETPHLHVAVDEAVLPMPFEDHGYTGRVALRYDLAQLERLPLPEDVTLPPIRGQVALQAHLFTREDIQHAEGSVELRDAFIEQFGLGETLHVEFLADRNRVALRDGSYVTVPRDGGRINLAGGVELDPERGFPVELRADVEDVSFARLMLDLGVTENGIVEWFLAGSLVASGTLEPLRLEGPVHLRTRDFRVSHNPWHEAHVRRVIGVSHGTFDGRWSIRQDAVRFHDLVAALPRSRIRGDVHLGFDNQLRVSASADVDMRDITPLDRWPIQGVGTATCNIDGTFQDPHVTGHVQLADFVFDTFRLGSVESDALLDPDGMGVHFAMVSAAKNDSRYRAENLYLNFHDDRLEMTGLLHLDGLALRDFYHVFGFEEDERFASYQGIARGQANLRYTNGFPGDEPSGTLDVDLNLDFPTASLDDYAFEDGRMVGHFRWLDWDRGAAGAELSIAHLSMRKGEGTLSVDGTMSLGGRLAMDAVADRIMLSQLEGIGDRFDGLDGVATAIGRIGGTFDAMRADFDVGVTNVTYDGRALGDGRFFVRMTDTSDPWIVEASDWDRRALPDAPCARARIGLAHADWPADPPIRTVEGPMPRFERPSAFVVCGSGLDDHLFVDLTVGRTEPLPLRGEVRLDGLDFGSLIPRTEGVAPFEGAVSGVLAFDHGALRQPETLEGSVRLTDVRLAQADLEIRNRRDVDLTFKDGVLAINKARFVGPDSRLRVRGRASVEDGLALQVNGDVDLDLLARLSPSVEEASGRIEAQFNVTGELADPELYGEANLRNGRVRLASFEDPIERVSGRVRFSQRSILLEELQADMAGGHVTASGAAELREQSLERYVIDVTARDLGFDFAEGVETSLGGEMQLNWSRGERLPILSGDLTVSRFEYTRPIELRSLGDVAATAVRGLMRQERTTVRRYDPEQDLVALDLRVLQRRPFRIQNNLIDADVRLDTRDRPFRLVGTDQRYGVQGAMRITRGQLYFQNNEFTVRRGRITFDDSTRIDPRLDIEATTEIRRSSDLSAPSWRIVLNLLGSSDNLQLITRSDPDLAQPDILLLLAVGMTRAELQQLQQEGDLASAAALEALTTITGLDREVRRAVPLIDDIRVTTGYSPQTGRSEPRLSVGKRIAERVRLSAQTGLGESREFRGALDWQLDDNQRIGLSYDNYNINGTNSFGNLGIDWGYRLEFE; encoded by the coding sequence ATGAGCCGCGCGCGTCTGTGGCAGCGGTGGCGTCGGTGGTTGGCGGTCCTCGGGATCTTCGCCCTGGGCATTCCTGCGTCCGCCGCCCTGATGGTCCGCTCCTCCACCAGCCGCGATCGGCTCCACGATCTCGCGACGAACGTCATCCGGGAGGAGCTCGGCCTGCGGGCCACGATCGGCCGCGTGCAGCTGCAGCTCGTGCCGTTCTCGCTGATCGGGCGCGACATCACCCTCGACGATCCCGTCTACGGGCGCTTCGCCACGGCCGAGGAGCTGAGCATCCAGCCGAGCTTCCGCGCGCTCCTGCGCGGCGGCATCGACATCGACACGATCCAGATCCGCCGCGCCGATCTCCGGCTCGTGATCCGCAACGGCCAGGTCCGGAACATGCCGCGCGCGGAGGGCCCGCCCCCCAGCGGCGGACCACCCACCCTGCCCTTCGACGCCTTCCACGTCTTCGACTCGACGCTCACGGTCGACGCCGAGCCGCACGCGTCGGGGCAGCTGCGCCACGTCGAGCTGCACGTGACGGGCATCGACGACGGCATCGCGGTCGAGGCGGTGAGCCGCGACGGTTGGGTCCGACACCGCGGCGGCCGAGACACCCTCTCCCTCATCGACGCGCGCGCCGAGATCGCCGAGCACGAGATCCGGCTGCCCCACCTCGAGCTCGAGACGCCGCACCTGCACGTCGCGGTCGACGAGGCCGTGCTGCCCATGCCCTTCGAGGACCACGGCTACACGGGGCGCGTGGCGCTCCGCTACGACCTCGCGCAGCTCGAGCGGCTGCCGCTCCCGGAGGACGTGACCCTGCCGCCGATCCGCGGCCAGGTCGCCTTGCAAGCGCACCTCTTCACCCGCGAGGACATCCAGCACGCGGAGGGCTCGGTCGAGCTCCGGGACGCCTTCATCGAGCAGTTCGGGCTCGGCGAGACGCTGCACGTGGAGTTCCTCGCCGACCGCAACCGCGTCGCCTTGCGCGACGGGAGCTACGTCACCGTCCCGCGCGACGGCGGGCGGATCAACCTCGCCGGCGGGGTGGAGCTCGACCCGGAGCGCGGGTTCCCGGTCGAGCTGCGCGCCGACGTCGAAGACGTGAGCTTCGCCCGCCTGATGCTCGACCTCGGCGTGACCGAGAACGGCATCGTCGAGTGGTTCCTCGCCGGCTCCCTGGTCGCGTCCGGGACGCTCGAGCCCCTCCGGCTCGAGGGCCCGGTGCACCTCCGGACGCGCGACTTCCGGGTGAGCCACAACCCGTGGCACGAGGCGCACGTCCGTCGCGTGATCGGGGTGAGCCACGGCACCTTCGACGGCCGCTGGTCCATCCGGCAAGACGCCGTGCGATTCCATGACCTCGTCGCCGCGCTGCCCCGCAGCCGCATCCGCGGCGACGTCCACCTCGGGTTCGACAACCAGCTCAGGGTGAGCGCCAGCGCGGACGTCGACATGCGCGACATCACCCCGCTCGACCGCTGGCCCATCCAGGGCGTCGGGACGGCGACGTGCAACATCGACGGCACCTTCCAGGACCCGCACGTGACCGGCCACGTGCAGCTCGCCGACTTCGTCTTCGACACGTTCCGCCTCGGCAGCGTGGAGAGCGACGCGCTGCTCGACCCGGACGGGATGGGCGTGCACTTCGCGATGGTGAGCGCGGCCAAGAACGACAGCCGCTACCGCGCGGAGAACCTCTACCTGAACTTCCACGACGACCGCCTGGAGATGACGGGGCTCCTGCACCTCGACGGGCTCGCGCTGCGCGACTTCTATCACGTGTTCGGGTTCGAGGAGGACGAGCGCTTCGCCAGCTACCAGGGCATCGCGCGAGGGCAAGCCAACCTGCGGTACACGAACGGCTTCCCCGGCGACGAGCCCAGCGGGACGCTCGATGTCGACCTGAACCTCGACTTCCCGACCGCGTCGCTGGACGACTACGCGTTCGAGGACGGGCGCATGGTGGGTCACTTCCGCTGGCTCGACTGGGACCGCGGCGCGGCGGGCGCGGAGCTGTCGATCGCGCACCTCTCGATGCGCAAGGGCGAGGGGACGCTCTCCGTCGACGGCACGATGAGCCTCGGCGGTCGGCTCGCGATGGACGCGGTGGCGGACCGCATCATGCTCAGTCAGCTCGAGGGCATCGGCGACCGCTTCGACGGCCTCGACGGAGTCGCGACCGCGATCGGACGGATCGGCGGCACCTTCGACGCGATGCGCGCCGACTTCGACGTCGGCGTGACCAACGTGACCTACGACGGGCGCGCGCTGGGCGACGGACGCTTCTTCGTGCGCATGACCGACACGAGCGACCCGTGGATCGTCGAGGCCAGCGACTGGGACCGCCGCGCGCTGCCGGACGCGCCGTGCGCCCGCGCGCGGATCGGCCTGGCCCACGCGGACTGGCCGGCCGACCCGCCCATCCGCACCGTCGAGGGTCCGATGCCTCGCTTCGAGCGGCCGAGCGCGTTCGTGGTCTGCGGCTCCGGGCTCGACGACCACCTCTTCGTCGACCTGACGGTGGGCCGCACCGAGCCCTTGCCGCTGCGTGGCGAGGTCCGACTCGACGGGCTGGACTTCGGCTCGTTGATCCCACGCACCGAGGGTGTCGCGCCGTTCGAGGGCGCGGTGAGCGGCGTGCTTGCGTTCGACCACGGCGCGCTCCGGCAGCCCGAGACGCTCGAGGGGAGCGTGCGGCTCACCGACGTCCGGCTCGCGCAGGCGGACCTCGAGATCCGCAACCGCCGGGACGTGGACCTGACCTTCAAGGACGGCGTGCTCGCCATCAACAAGGCGCGCTTCGTCGGGCCCGACTCGCGCCTGCGGGTGCGGGGGCGCGCGTCGGTGGAGGACGGGCTGGCGCTCCAGGTGAACGGCGACGTGGACCTCGACCTGCTCGCGCGCCTCTCGCCCAGCGTCGAAGAGGCGAGCGGTCGCATCGAGGCGCAGTTCAACGTCACCGGGGAGCTCGCCGACCCGGAGCTCTACGGCGAGGCGAACCTGCGCAACGGCCGGGTCCGGCTCGCGAGCTTCGAGGACCCCATCGAGCGGGTGAGCGGCCGGGTCCGCTTCAGCCAGCGCTCGATCCTGCTCGAGGAGCTGCAGGCGGACATGGCGGGCGGCCACGTGACGGCGTCGGGCGCGGCGGAGCTGCGCGAGCAGTCGCTCGAGCGCTACGTGATCGACGTGACCGCGCGCGACCTCGGGTTCGACTTCGCCGAGGGCGTGGAGACGAGCCTCGGCGGCGAGATGCAGCTCAACTGGAGCCGCGGCGAGCGCCTCCCGATCCTCAGCGGCGACCTGACCGTCAGCCGCTTCGAGTACACGCGGCCCATCGAGCTGCGGAGCCTCGGCGACGTCGCGGCCACCGCGGTCCGCGGGCTGATGCGGCAGGAGCGCACCACGGTGCGGCGCTACGACCCGGAGCAGGACCTCGTCGCGCTCGATCTGCGCGTGCTCCAGCGCCGCCCCTTCCGCATCCAGAACAACCTCATCGACGCCGACGTGCGCCTCGACACCCGGGACCGACCCTTCCGGCTCGTCGGGACCGATCAGCGCTACGGCGTGCAGGGCGCGATGCGGATCACGCGCGGCCAGCTCTACTTCCAGAACAACGAGTTCACGGTCCGACGCGGGCGCATCACGTTCGACGACTCGACCCGCATCGACCCGCGGCTCGACATCGAGGCGACGACCGAGATCCGTCGGAGCAGCGATCTCTCGGCGCCGAGCTGGCGCATCGTGCTCAACCTGCTCGGCTCGAGCGACAACCTGCAGCTCATCACGCGGAGCGACCCCGATCTCGCGCAGCCGGACATCCTGCTGCTGCTCGCGGTGGGCATGACGCGGGCCGAGCTCCAGCAGCTCCAGCAGGAGGGCGACCTGGCGAGCGCCGCCGCGCTCGAGGCGCTGACGACCATCACCGGGCTCGACCGCGAGGTGCGCCGGGCCGTGCCGCTCATCGACGACATCCGCGTGACGACCGGCTACTCGCCGCAGACTGGCCGCAGCGAGCCGCGCCTCTCGGTGGGCAAGCGGATCGCGGAGCGCGTGCGGCTCAGCGCGCAGACGGGGCTCGGCGAGTCCCGCGAGTTCCGGGGCGCGCTCGACTGGCAGCTCGACGACAACCAGCGCATCGGGCTGAGCTACGACAACTACAACATCAACGGGACCAATTCCTTCGGGAACCTCGGCATCGACTGGGGTTATCGTCTGGAATTCGAGTGA
- a CDS encoding POTRA domain-containing protein, which produces MKPVRLSIAAALLWALAMPASAQLPRNLVRRRVVDVRVTGETSGATGARDVGIPIGAPLTRRLLRTTVQQLLESGRWADVQIDAVAEGSGVALIVQLVPRIVITRVDVVGNAVISDEDVEQVLALGIDRELEQGQLAALAEAVAAAYVERGYADARITLRLRDTDDPTRKVLRVRVAEGEPVRITRWIFEGDAAPSDVDIPDAVGLEVGDVLDRTRLRDGVREAGRTLRREGWLEARLGEPTLEREGEEAVLRVPLSLGPRYQIRLVGHEPLPRTAVEEVLQLEEQRLTRRSLAAIEDRVSELFRRHGFHRAVVTIDRYRGEGSRVVFEVRVTPGRQLAVVGMSFPGATHFDSDYLRGQVVSVLESDLPDTRMFAPVDSHTADGLGLGGGRTRRAREVPRPLEVDPSRVFYEPLYEQAVEHLRDVYEAAGFLGARVGPARLEQVGRGRAVVVLPVFEGARTLLFGVSLRGNTVLGDRALLEVARLRRGEPFSYLGLEEAIGRMTEAYRERGHLYARIDPDVRFSQDRERAEVVLDVVERFEVHVGAVQVEGNERTSEGLIRDSLRFVEGALFRPSAIQASQEALMALGVFSSVTIQPADPELPERVKPVTVTVRERLPQYFDFQLGISTGQGLRSSFEYGYRNLFGYALGITARAQLGLQFFFQDDELEQNISGLPLQDRLERRITLTLALPHIPNVDNVRSTLDVVHLRDNQRAFGLDKNGVALSFNWRPITRLSFTLSGELENNIVQLFGDRASIDEILEMAMGNPQITRLLRVPEGNSIVVSSRLGAALDQRDSPFVPTEGWFSSASVEWVRTLETDTQDDMDPFFSHFFKLTGTLNGYVPIGEVVLAGQVRVGGIVHIEGGSRTYPNRQFFLGGVDTMRGFNQDQMQPQDLAEFQLQNPEARTGTVLQGGDFFYLVRAEIRFPLFESLQGAVFGDLGNHWADPGSIGGTCPTGLTAEQCLFFRPTAGLGLRLATPVGPLALDYGFNVLRRESLNEPFGAFHFSIGVF; this is translated from the coding sequence GTGAAGCCTGTCCGTCTCTCGATCGCCGCGGCGCTCCTCTGGGCGCTCGCGATGCCCGCGTCCGCCCAGCTGCCGCGCAACCTCGTGCGTCGGCGCGTGGTGGACGTGCGCGTGACCGGCGAGACGAGCGGCGCGACCGGCGCCCGCGACGTCGGCATCCCGATCGGCGCGCCGCTCACGCGCCGCCTGCTCCGCACCACGGTTCAGCAGCTGCTCGAGAGCGGCCGCTGGGCGGACGTGCAGATCGACGCGGTGGCCGAGGGCAGCGGCGTCGCCCTGATCGTGCAGCTCGTCCCCCGCATCGTGATCACGCGGGTGGACGTGGTGGGCAACGCGGTGATCTCAGACGAAGACGTCGAGCAGGTGCTGGCGCTCGGCATCGACCGCGAGCTCGAGCAGGGCCAGCTGGCCGCGCTCGCGGAGGCGGTCGCGGCCGCGTACGTGGAGCGCGGGTACGCCGACGCGCGGATCACCCTCCGCCTCCGCGACACCGACGACCCCACCCGCAAGGTCCTGCGCGTGCGCGTGGCCGAAGGGGAGCCGGTGCGCATCACGCGCTGGATCTTCGAGGGCGACGCGGCGCCGAGCGACGTGGACATCCCCGACGCGGTGGGCCTCGAGGTCGGCGACGTGCTCGACCGAACCCGCCTGCGAGACGGAGTGCGCGAGGCGGGCCGCACCCTGCGGCGCGAGGGCTGGCTCGAGGCGCGGCTCGGCGAGCCGACGCTGGAGCGTGAGGGCGAGGAGGCGGTCTTGCGCGTCCCGCTGTCGCTCGGGCCGCGCTACCAGATCCGGCTGGTCGGCCACGAGCCGCTCCCGCGCACTGCGGTCGAGGAGGTGCTCCAGCTCGAGGAGCAGCGGCTGACGCGAAGGAGCCTCGCCGCGATCGAGGACCGCGTGTCGGAGCTCTTCCGCCGCCACGGCTTCCACCGCGCCGTGGTAACCATCGACCGCTACCGCGGGGAGGGGAGCCGCGTGGTGTTCGAGGTCCGGGTCACGCCGGGCCGACAGCTCGCGGTGGTGGGCATGTCCTTCCCCGGCGCGACGCACTTCGACAGCGACTACCTGCGCGGACAGGTGGTGAGCGTGCTCGAGAGCGACCTGCCCGACACCCGGATGTTCGCGCCCGTCGACAGCCACACCGCCGACGGGCTCGGCCTCGGGGGCGGGCGGACGCGCCGCGCGCGCGAGGTGCCCCGCCCGCTCGAGGTCGATCCGAGCCGCGTATTCTACGAGCCCCTCTACGAGCAGGCGGTCGAGCATCTCCGCGACGTCTACGAGGCGGCGGGCTTCCTCGGCGCGCGCGTCGGCCCGGCGCGTCTCGAGCAGGTCGGGCGCGGCCGCGCGGTCGTCGTGCTGCCCGTCTTCGAGGGGGCGCGCACCCTGCTCTTCGGCGTGAGCCTGCGGGGCAACACGGTCCTCGGCGATCGCGCCCTGCTCGAGGTCGCGCGCCTTCGACGCGGAGAGCCGTTCAGCTACCTCGGCCTCGAGGAGGCGATCGGGCGCATGACCGAGGCCTACCGCGAGCGCGGTCACCTCTACGCGCGCATCGATCCGGACGTGCGCTTCAGCCAGGACCGCGAGCGCGCGGAGGTGGTGCTCGACGTGGTCGAGCGCTTCGAGGTGCACGTCGGCGCGGTGCAGGTCGAGGGCAACGAGCGCACGAGCGAGGGCCTCATCCGCGACTCGCTCCGGTTCGTCGAGGGCGCCCTCTTCCGGCCGAGCGCGATCCAGGCCAGCCAGGAGGCGCTGATGGCGCTCGGGGTCTTCTCGAGCGTCACCATCCAGCCCGCCGACCCGGAGCTGCCCGAGCGCGTCAAGCCGGTCACCGTCACGGTCCGCGAGCGCCTCCCGCAGTACTTCGACTTCCAGCTCGGGATCTCGACGGGGCAGGGGCTGCGCAGCTCGTTCGAGTACGGCTACCGCAACCTCTTCGGCTACGCGCTCGGGATCACGGCGCGCGCGCAGCTCGGATTGCAGTTCTTCTTCCAGGACGACGAGCTCGAGCAGAACATCAGCGGGCTGCCGCTGCAGGACCGGCTCGAGCGCCGCATCACCCTCACGCTGGCCCTGCCCCACATCCCGAACGTCGACAACGTACGCTCCACGCTCGATGTGGTTCACCTCCGCGACAACCAGCGCGCCTTCGGGCTCGACAAGAACGGCGTGGCGCTCTCGTTCAACTGGCGCCCCATCACGCGGCTCTCCTTCACGCTCTCCGGCGAGCTCGAGAACAACATCGTGCAGCTCTTCGGCGACCGCGCGAGCATCGACGAGATCCTCGAGATGGCGATGGGCAACCCGCAGATCACGCGGCTGCTGCGCGTCCCGGAGGGCAACAGCATCGTCGTCTCGAGCCGCCTCGGCGCCGCGCTCGACCAGCGAGACAGCCCCTTCGTGCCCACCGAGGGCTGGTTCTCGAGCGCGTCGGTGGAGTGGGTGCGGACCCTCGAGACCGACACGCAGGACGACATGGACCCGTTCTTCAGCCACTTCTTCAAGCTGACCGGGACCCTCAACGGCTACGTGCCCATCGGCGAGGTCGTGCTCGCGGGCCAGGTGCGCGTCGGCGGCATCGTGCACATCGAGGGCGGCTCGCGGACCTACCCCAACCGGCAGTTCTTCCTCGGCGGCGTCGACACCATGCGCGGCTTCAATCAGGACCAGATGCAGCCGCAGGACCTCGCGGAGTTCCAGCTCCAGAACCCCGAGGCGCGCACGGGCACGGTGCTGCAGGGCGGTGACTTCTTCTATCTCGTGCGGGCCGAGATCCGCTTCCCCCTCTTCGAGAGCCTCCAGGGCGCGGTCTTCGGCGACCTCGGCAACCACTGGGCGGACCCGGGGAGCATCGGCGGCACCTGCCCCACCGGCCTGACGGCCGAGCAGTGCCTCTTCTTCCGCCCGACCGCCGGCCTCGGCCTCCGGCTCGCCACCCCCGTCGGCCCGCTCGCGCTCGACTACGGCTTCAACGTGCTCCGCCGCGAGTCGCTCAACGAGCCCTTCGGCGCGTTCCACTTCTCCATCGGCGTGTTCTGA
- a CDS encoding serine/threonine-protein kinase encodes MTKLLGRGGMGRVYDAVQVELGRRVALKVLAPELAKEPTILERFRREAIAAAMLGHPHIVDVTDFVVPKQGPPFLVMERLVGEGLMDVLQQGGMLEVERAVRITVQLLDALQEAHEAGIVHRDLKPANVFLVALAAGQEMVKLLDFGIAKLRDAGGKGRLTAVGEMVGTPRFAAPEQLKGGEVDARTDVYGAGVLLYGMLTGRPPFPGPTADLIRAVLEDDPPDVRVINPAVEPALAAVVQKAMSKRSADRFASAREMIDALGGARFKGADEDAPRESAVAAIEAAKKERPSSKRAPKSRAPSIGLIAGGAMVAGLALGGLAVGASVFFVMSAGEPEAAAAAPTSDPPPETPAATAPVCAQWIEAACSCPGVAGQNACATANQVVSQLAPDAQASECGRAVASFVCPPTEEARLVEEGVFSERLVVGGTRHFALQLRGGVRTEIWMTSEALDAYLVLRDPEGVVVAINDDAVADDSGTDAQIVYFPRTSGRFQIEARARDPQAGGGEFDLIVALGEPERTRRRRRPRTPQQQVIEPWNQTSPGGLRPNPPAPRNFDPFTPEPTPEPARPPPRAL; translated from the coding sequence GTGACGAAGCTCCTCGGCCGCGGCGGCATGGGGCGCGTCTACGACGCGGTGCAGGTGGAGCTCGGCCGCCGGGTCGCGCTCAAGGTGCTCGCGCCGGAGCTGGCCAAGGAGCCGACCATCCTCGAGCGCTTCCGGCGCGAGGCGATCGCGGCCGCCATGCTCGGCCATCCGCACATCGTCGACGTCACGGACTTCGTCGTCCCCAAGCAGGGCCCGCCGTTCCTCGTGATGGAGCGGCTCGTCGGCGAGGGCTTGATGGACGTGCTGCAGCAGGGCGGCATGCTCGAGGTCGAGCGCGCGGTCCGCATCACGGTGCAGCTCCTCGACGCGCTCCAGGAGGCCCACGAGGCCGGCATCGTGCACCGCGATCTGAAGCCGGCGAACGTCTTCCTCGTCGCGCTGGCCGCCGGTCAAGAGATGGTGAAGCTCCTCGACTTCGGGATCGCCAAGCTGCGCGACGCGGGCGGAAAGGGGCGCCTGACGGCGGTGGGCGAGATGGTCGGGACGCCGCGCTTCGCCGCCCCCGAGCAGCTGAAGGGCGGCGAGGTCGACGCGCGCACCGACGTGTACGGCGCGGGCGTGTTGCTCTACGGGATGCTCACGGGGCGGCCGCCGTTCCCCGGGCCGACGGCGGATCTGATCCGCGCCGTGCTCGAGGACGACCCGCCGGACGTGCGCGTGATCAACCCGGCCGTCGAGCCCGCGCTCGCGGCCGTGGTGCAGAAGGCGATGTCGAAGCGCTCCGCCGACCGCTTCGCCAGCGCGCGCGAGATGATCGACGCGCTCGGCGGGGCGCGCTTCAAGGGGGCGGACGAGGACGCGCCGCGAGAGTCCGCGGTGGCCGCCATCGAGGCGGCGAAGAAGGAGCGCCCGTCGTCGAAGCGCGCGCCGAAGTCACGGGCCCCGTCGATCGGGCTCATCGCGGGTGGAGCGATGGTCGCCGGGCTCGCGCTCGGCGGGCTCGCGGTGGGCGCGAGCGTGTTCTTCGTGATGAGCGCGGGAGAGCCCGAAGCCGCCGCTGCCGCGCCCACCTCCGATCCTCCCCCCGAGACGCCAGCGGCCACGGCCCCGGTCTGCGCCCAGTGGATCGAAGCGGCGTGCAGCTGCCCGGGCGTCGCGGGGCAGAACGCGTGCGCCACCGCCAACCAGGTCGTCTCGCAGCTCGCCCCCGACGCGCAGGCGAGCGAGTGCGGCCGCGCCGTCGCCAGCTTCGTCTGCCCGCCGACCGAAGAGGCGCGGCTCGTGGAGGAGGGCGTCTTCTCCGAGCGGCTGGTCGTGGGCGGGACGCGCCACTTCGCGTTGCAGCTCCGCGGGGGCGTCCGCACCGAGATCTGGATGACGAGCGAGGCGCTCGACGCGTACCTCGTGCTCCGCGACCCCGAGGGCGTCGTCGTCGCGATCAACGACGACGCGGTCGCGGACGACAGCGGGACCGACGCGCAGATCGTCTACTTCCCGCGCACGAGCGGTCGCTTTCAGATCGAGGCGCGTGCCCGCGACCCCCAGGCGGGTGGAGGCGAGTTCGATCTGATCGTGGCGCTGGGGGAGCCGGAGCGCACCCGACGGCGCCGTCGCCCGCGCACGCCGCAGCAGCAGGTGATCGAGCCCTGGAATCAGACCTCGCCCGGTGGGCTCCGGCCCAACCCGCCCGCGCCGCGGAACTTCGACCCCTTCACTCCGGAGCCCACTCCGGAGCCGGCGCGTCCACCGCCCAGAGCGCTCTGA
- a CDS encoding TlpA disulfide reductase family protein: protein MDSRSRSADMIALLVVAAIGAPLIYFVASAFADGEVRRQEMPLRSLLGTDAYEALARGEQTEQHYMGDDRRAPDFTLPQRDGSTWRLSDHRGKVLVLNFWTVTCQPCMEEMPSLITLSRILAERDDVELVTISVDRDWETVRSAVPEDVPMTVLLDPDREVVREMFGTRLFPETWVIDPDGVIRLRVDGRRDWSSAVALDVFESYL, encoded by the coding sequence ATGGACTCTCGCTCGCGCAGCGCGGACATGATCGCGCTCCTCGTCGTCGCCGCGATCGGCGCGCCGCTGATCTACTTCGTGGCGAGCGCGTTCGCCGACGGGGAGGTCCGGCGGCAGGAGATGCCGCTCCGCTCGCTCCTCGGCACCGACGCCTACGAGGCCCTCGCCCGCGGTGAGCAGACCGAGCAGCACTACATGGGCGACGATCGGCGCGCCCCCGACTTCACGCTCCCGCAGCGGGACGGCTCCACCTGGCGCCTCTCCGACCACCGCGGGAAGGTGCTCGTCCTGAACTTCTGGACCGTCACCTGCCAGCCGTGCATGGAGGAGATGCCGTCGCTGATCACCCTCTCGCGCATCCTCGCGGAGCGCGACGACGTGGAGCTGGTGACGATCAGCGTCGATCGCGACTGGGAGACGGTCCGCAGCGCGGTGCCCGAGGACGTGCCGATGACGGTGCTCCTCGACCCCGACCGCGAGGTGGTGCGCGAGATGTTCGGCACGCGCCTCTTCCCCGAGACCTGGGTCATCGACCCGGACGGCGTGATCCGGCTGCGCGTCGACGGCCGCCGCGACTGGTCGAGCGCCGTCGCGCTGGACGTCTTCGAGTCCTACCTCTGA
- a CDS encoding histidine kinase: MSTAVSTPALPEHRALPRQAMWFFVVSPPLLAFLFDPTCVKDPDHVVRALAAILAYTVIVGVGVHCGFEWLAAKMRGASGWLRLPAHGLFTTLIVAALTLPQLPLITWVYPEAASAGMTILWRGVLVSFVYLGLASFMGHLQREAVRERLVAHRERTAALEARLAALQAQMQPHFLFNSLNTCAGLVHADPDIAEETLDRLAGFLRYALESTERRSVSLDDELDAVRSYLDVQRQRFGERLRCSVESDAEGSWPVPPMLLQPLVENAILHGLSKREQGGRVDVRVTDEDGRLHIEVEDDGVGPGRSTHSGTGMGQRNVRERLELLYGGRATLRCGPGAGGGYLCAITLPEAARG, translated from the coding sequence ATGTCCACCGCCGTCTCGACGCCCGCGCTGCCCGAACACCGAGCGCTCCCGCGCCAGGCGATGTGGTTCTTCGTGGTCTCGCCGCCGCTGCTGGCGTTCCTCTTCGACCCGACCTGCGTGAAGGACCCGGATCACGTGGTCCGCGCGCTCGCGGCGATCCTCGCCTACACGGTCATCGTCGGGGTCGGCGTGCACTGCGGCTTCGAGTGGCTCGCGGCGAAGATGCGCGGCGCCTCGGGCTGGCTCCGGCTGCCGGCGCACGGTTTGTTCACCACGCTGATCGTCGCCGCCCTCACGCTGCCGCAGCTGCCCCTCATCACCTGGGTGTACCCCGAGGCGGCGAGCGCGGGCATGACCATCCTCTGGCGCGGCGTGCTCGTGAGCTTCGTCTATCTCGGCCTCGCCAGCTTCATGGGTCACCTGCAACGCGAGGCCGTGCGCGAGCGACTCGTCGCGCACCGCGAGCGGACCGCGGCCCTCGAGGCTCGGCTCGCCGCGCTCCAGGCGCAGATGCAACCTCATTTCCTGTTCAACAGCCTCAACACCTGCGCGGGGCTCGTGCACGCCGACCCCGACATCGCCGAGGAGACGCTGGACCGCCTGGCCGGCTTCCTCCGCTATGCCCTCGAGAGCACCGAGCGACGCTCGGTCTCTCTGGACGACGAGCTGGACGCGGTCCGGAGCTACCTCGACGTGCAGCGACAGCGCTTCGGCGAGCGGCTCCGCTGCTCCGTCGAGAGCGACGCCGAGGGCAGCTGGCCCGTGCCGCCGATGCTGCTGCAGCCGCTCGTGGAGAACGCGATCTTGCATGGGCTGAGCAAGCGGGAGCAGGGCGGCCGCGTGGACGTCCGGGTCACGGACGAGGACGGACGGCTCCACATCGAGGTCGAAGACGACGGCGTCGGGCCCGGCCGCTCCACGCACTCCGGCACGGGCATGGGCCAGCGCAACGTGCGCGAGCGGCTGGAGTTGCTGTACGGCGGTCGCGCGACGCTG